From bacterium, a single genomic window includes:
- the gcvH gene encoding glycine cleavage system protein GcvH produces MNIPKDLKYTKEHEWARIEGDIATIGITEYAQGELGDIVFVELPATGDKTVQFKACANIEAVKAVTDLYAPVSGEVTELNEALNDSPELVNKDSYGEGWILKIKISDASEIDNLLSPEAYEELIP; encoded by the coding sequence ATGAATATTCCAAAAGATTTAAAGTACACAAAAGAACATGAATGGGCACGTATAGAAGGTGATATTGCAACCATCGGGATTACGGAGTATGCTCAGGGTGAATTAGGCGATATAGTTTTTGTAGAACTCCCAGCAACAGGAGATAAAACAGTACAGTTTAAAGCATGTGCAAATATTGAAGCTGTTAAAGCTGTTACAGACCTTTATGCTCCTGTCTCAGGTGAAGTTACAGAATTAAATGAAGCACTTAATGATTCGCCTGAGCTTGTGAATAAGGATTCTTATGGAGAAGGGTGGATTCTAAAAATTAAAATTTCAGATGCATCAGAGATAGACAATCTGTTAAGCCCTGAAGCTTACGAAGAACTTATTCCGTAA